From the genome of Torulaspora globosa chromosome 2, complete sequence, one region includes:
- the SLP1 gene encoding Slp1p (ancestral locus Anc_1.77): MVWGWLLLPLLFNFIGKASAAGQRVCPVPDERACFTDELTPFLQDDMFSTEMLLPRTESTEFIELSSSIPTPIKLNLPTTIHSVAVRMKNSSRPAAIDTNDRNETNGTFISFDQWREAKLKEENIEVRASSSWEAAEGDAIGDGMEVELGFLSSAEDNDSAQIGTQAGKHRFNFASLDCAATIVKTNIEASGASSILIDNKDKYLLNPCFVPNKFVVIELCQDILVEEVAIANFEFFSSTFKRVRFSVSDRFPVAKNGWIVLSEVEAENTRNLQTFPIPNPQIWARFLLIEILSHHDNEYYCPISLVQVHGKTMMDEFKMDNSRPSGQKPIKEEAIQIQGNPESEAAEECSLWPSIDFDHIMVPSKSSDALKNCTCRLAPLKFEEFLRDLNDTYCPAPIKDAIHAPASSTPSATTEESIFKNIVKRLTSLESNATLSILYMEEQGKLLSSSFNNLEKAQIAKFDGLVSMFNDTMMDNLRALRNFANQLKDQSIKILEEQKLNNDEFTTHTSQRLEVLEQKLKGQRNLAYAANCAVVFALFYLFLSREFKYDTKFDNAVERQISESFERPLPNETPNLESASSLPVSPVSLSGSSITSK; encoded by the coding sequence ATGGTATGGGGATGGCTGCTATTGCCGCTGTTGTTCAATTTTATTGGGAAGGCTAGTGCTGCTGGTCAGCGTGTATGCCCTGTGCCGGATGAAAGAGCGTGCTTCACCGATGAGCTCACGCCGTTCCTACAAGACGATATGTTCTCTACGGAAATGCTTCTCCCGAGGACCGAGTCAACTGAATTTATTGAActatcttcttcaataccGACGCCTATTAAGCTCAATCTACCGACTACGATACATAGCGTAGCGGTTCGgatgaagaattcatcTCGTCCGGCTGCAATTGACACGAATGATAGAAATGAGACCAACGGAACATTCATATCTTTCGATCAATGGAGGGAAGCAAAGCTGAAGGAGGAAAATATCGAAGTTCGGGCTTCTAGCTCGTGGGAGGCTGCTGAGGGCGATGCAATCGGGGATGGAATGGAAGTCGAATTGGGATTTCTGTCGAGCGCGGAAGATAACGACTCGGCCCAGATAGGAACACAAGCTGGGAAGCACAGATTCAACTTCGCATCTCTAGATTGTGCTGCGACGATTGTCAAAACGAATATTGAAGCATCCGGTGCCTCGTCAATTTTGATTGATAACAAGGACAAGTATCTGCTCAATCCCTGCTTTGTTCCCAATAAATTTGTCGTGATTGAGTTATGCCAAGATATACTGGTTGAAGAGGTTGCTATCGCTAATTTTGAgtttttctcttccacCTTCAAGAGAGTAAGATTCTCTGTTTCTGACAGGTTCCCAGTTGCTAAAAATGGTTGGATAGTCTTGAGCGAGGTTGAGGCAGAGAACACGCGGAACTTGCAAACGTTTCCAATCCCTAACCCTCAAATATGGGCCAGATTCCTACTGATTGAGATTTTGTCTCATCACGATAATGAATACTACTGCCCGATTTCACTTGTGCAAGTTCATGGGAAAACAATGATGGATGAATTCAAGATGGATAATTCTAGACCATCAGGACAAAAACCGATTAAGGAAGAAGCAATTCAGATACAAGGTAATCCAGAGTCCGAAGCTGCAGAGGAATGCAGCCTCTGGCCCTCAATCGATTTCGACCATATAATGGTTCCATCGAAATCGAGTGACGCTCTTAAGAACTGCACATGCAGACTAGCGCCTCTCAAATTCGAAGAGTTTCTGCGAGATCTGAATGACACGTATTGTCCAGCACCTATCAAGGATGCAATCCACGCACCTGCGTCATCCACTCCGTCTGCTACCACCGAAGAGTCcattttcaagaacattgtGAAACGATTGACTTCGCTGGAGTCTAATGCCACCCTCTCGATCCTTTACATGGAGGAGCAAGGTAAATTACTTTCGAGTTCTTTCAATAATTTGGAGAAGGCCCAAATTGCCAAGTTCGATGGTCTTGTATCCATGTTTAACGATACGATGATGGACAATTTGAGAGCCTTGCGGAATTTCGCAAACCAGTTGAAGGACCAATCGATCAAGATTCTCGAGGAACAAAAATTGAACAATGATGAGTTCACGACACACACTTCGCAGAGActtgaagttttggagCAAAAATTGAAAGGTCAAAGAAATCTGGCGTATGCTGCAAACTGCGCGGTTGTGTTCGCCCTATTTTATCTTTTCCTGAGTCGCGAGTTCAAATATGACACCAAGTTTGATAATGCTGTTGAGAGGCAAATATCAGAGAGTTTTGAGAGACCATTGCCAAACGAAACTCCCAATCTAGAAAGCGCTTCAAGCCTGCCGGTTTCACCGGTGTCATTATCGGGATCTTCGATAACATCTAAATGA
- a CDS encoding cyclin family protein, which produces MKRRVALDPKLIESERIACNIAIEPFKNEILQYLQDLEQTPTSLLNPVMIDNQPEIRWEMRPYLIDFLIELHLIFRLSQETLFLACFIADKYCSRKIVYKRHYQLLVTASLWIAAKYHEKKTRVPTLKELCHLCNQSYDPAMILQMQRHILITLEWSVGSSVSTFDMVQCLMSSSSDRTIPEDSNFTGLSYFLADLTLYQRDFMLYSSSTKAITAILLASRILNVGRFPEILGQLMINSSHDNDGCFHIMTDPTANDISLSPSKQSIDDIRACLQLYLNDIFGYKMLNAKESISNTLLRKYKHLPIQNWLSDYRSKTLQLYTQISSFTGSLKFTNLIPYTASGSSLLKEYVRSCLDEIAGFKNISKTDSDQHDSPPSESQVNVSPATPSSSFSSIDLSMSTRWGLPTPTSSRSSFTQFSEHIPNMSFTPGHVKPCTVCPITPASASSLFSTAPRLSITSRSSSFSSLPGVATSSHNIPKDSCPKGPPVNFKRSVSTQDAVPSIYEFTIT; this is translated from the coding sequence CCGACGTCGCTGTTGAATCCCGTGATGATTGACAACCAGCCGGAGATTCGGTGGGAAATGAGACCGTATTTGATCGACTTCCTGATTGAATTGCATCTTATCTTCAGGCTTTCGCAAGAGACGTTGTTTCTGGCGTGTTTTATCGCGGATAAATATTGCAGCAGGAAGATCGTTTACAAGAGACATTATCAGCTGTTAGTCACAGCATCGCTTTGGATCGCTGCTAAATACCatgaaaagaagacgagAGTGCCAACATTGAAGGAATTATGTCATCTGTGCAATCAAAGTTATGATCCTGCGATGATTCTGCAAATGCAGAGACATATACTTATAACTTTGGAATGGTCAGTGGGAAGCTCGGTGTCGACATTCGATATGGTCCAATGCCTCATGTCAAGTTCATCGGACCGTACCATCCCCGAGGACTCAAATTTCACCGGCCTGAGCTACTTTCTGGCTGATTTGACCCTGTATCAGCGGGACTTCATGttgtattcttcttcaacgaaaGCAATAACTGCGATTCTGCTGGCTTCACGGATTTTGAACGTGGGCAGATTTCCGGAAATCTTGGGGCAACTGATGATCAACTCGTCGCATGACAACGATGGCTGTTTTCACATTATGACTGATCCTACCGCTAATGATATCTCTTTGTCTCCAAGCAAACAATCTATCGATGATATTAGGGCTTGTCTTCAACTATATCTCAATGATATTTTTGGCTATAAGATGTTGAATGCTAAGGAATCCATATCAAACACATTGTTGAGGAAGTACAAACATTTGCCAATTCAAAATTGGTTGAGCGATTACAGATCGAAAACTCTGCAGCTCTACACTCAAATATCATCCTTTACTGGCTCTCTTAAATTCACAAACTTGATTCCCTACACAGCTTCCGGAAGCTCACTTCTAAAAGAGTATGTGCGTTCATGTCTAGATGAGATTGctggtttcaagaacattTCCAAGACTGATTCTGATCAGCACGACTCGCCGCCCTCTGAGAGCCAAGTGAATGTCTCTCCGGCTACTCCATCgtcttctttttcttcgattgaTCTCAGTATGTCAACTCGCTGGGGTCTTCCAACTCcaacatcatcaaggtCTTCTTTTACGCAGTTCAGCGAGCATATTCCCAACATGAGCTTTACACCCGGTCATGTAAAACCTTGCACCGTGTGTCCAATAACTCCAGCATCCGCAAGCTCGCTCTTCAGTACCGCTCCAAGACTGAGCATCACGAGCAGGTCAAGTAGTTTCAGCTCCCTTCCTGGTGTAGCAACATCAAGCCACAATATTCCAAAGGATTCATGCCCTAAGGGCCCGCCAGTGAACTTCAAAAGATCCGTGTCCACACAGGATGCTGTGCCAAGCATTTATGAATTTACAATTACATAG
- the GOR1 gene encoding glyoxylate reductase (ancestral locus Anc_1.75), which produces MSVKPVVLRLGKVAYANEAWKNLAKIANVVTIPESTTREQFLEALKDPQNEVSKTQIITRTFASVKQTGRFDEEIAKSLPSSVVAVCHLGAGYDQIDTKFFSERKIQVTNVPELVNNATADTHVYLLLGALRNFEYGNRTLLAGKWPSAGAAGGAPVGNDPEGKVVGVLGLGGIGRTVVERLKPFGFAKFIYHNRRRLSPELENGCEYVSFDELLAQSDIISVNIPLNGNTRHILNRTAFEKMKDGVVIVNTARGAVIDESALIEALKSGKVRSAGLDVFEDEPHVPQELLDMPQVLGLPHMGTNTFETIKHMEEFIVENVEALIKSGKGLTIVPELQGEPWIEQAKPLV; this is translated from the coding sequence atgAGTGTGAAACCAGTTGTGTTGAGATTGGGTAAAGTGGCATATGCCAACGAAGCTTGGAAGAATCTGGCCAAGATTGCTAATGTGGTCACCATTCCAGAGAGTACGACTCGTGAACAATTCTTGGAGGCGTTGAAAGACCCTCAAAATGAGGTCTCCAAGACACAAATCATCACTAGGACTTTTGCCAGTGTCAAGCAGACTGGCAGGTTCGACGAAGAGATCGCCAAGAGTTTGCCCAGCTCTGTGGTCGCGGTTTGCCATCTGGGCGCCGGTTATGATCAAATCGATACCAAATTCTTTAGTGAGAGAAAGATCCAAGTGACCAATGTTCCGGAACTCGTCAACAACGCCACTGCTGACACCCACGTTTACCTTCTGTTGGGTGCGCTCAGGAACTTTGAGTACGGGAACCGCACGTTGCTGGCAGGGAAATGGCCATCAGCCGGCGCTGCAGGCGGTGCTCCTGTTGGAAATGATCCTGAAGGTAAAGTTGTCGGTGTCTTGGGCTTGGGCGGCATTGGCCGTACGGTTGTAGAGAGACTAAAACCATTTGGATTCGCGAAATTCATCTACCACAATAGGAGAAGACTGTCTCCAGAGCTCGAGAATGGTTGTGAGTACGTTTCATTTGATGAGTTACTAGCGCAGTCTGATATCATATCTGTCAATATTCCATTAAATGGTAACACTAGACACATTTTGAACCGTACTGCGTTCGAGAAAATGAAAGATGGCGTCGTTATCGTGAATACAGCTCGTGGTGCTGTCATCGATGAGTCGGCGCTAATCgaagctttgaaatctgGTAAAGTCAGATCTGCAGGTCTGGATGTGTTCGAAGACGAACCACATGTTCCACAGGAACTGCTGGACATGCCACAAGTCCTCGGACTCCCACATATGGGAACAAACACGTTCGAAACCATTAAGCACATGGAGGAGTTTATTGTTGAAAACGTTGAGGCATTAATCAAATCCGGCAAAGGGTTGACTATTGTCCCAGAGTTGCAAGGTGAGCCCTGGATCGAGCAAGCCAAGCCTCTGGTTTAA
- the TAF2 gene encoding transcription initiation factor TFIID subunit TAF2 (ancestral locus Anc_1.76): MSYSRGNTPRATQSLSSHADLGVGLRTFKVAHQRISLDVDLSKHSIKGIADIILIPLVQNLSYVTLDCKEMKIKNVWVENRRCDNYIHDDPLSDFRRSSRSDSDTLYKFNGVEQSHFLREKFADLNEFPEERTRSQLIVKIPSSIKITLQDANSLTNYTPITPTVRGTPGSQEAVFTPISIRIEYELSEPTTGVRFDTALESQPHLWNAFTTNSEICCTASYWMPCVNTLDEKCTWEVEISVPRRVKDIDGSKVVGNQFQDSRALRSRGSPITGGDLNKERLNVSSEEYNAAKRETELNGKKKNQSKDDEEEEEGYDILEDEEPEEDDTLNKEIFVCCSEYATAKETEHATSTSKRTFAFQIFNPVAPHHVGWAVGAFDIWTLPSIKSQDDIFEDERDESEENKNPNQKDTSAGIDDIENNDVIPIQVYTLPQGDIDEKTVLNSTIICQKIMDFYAKEFGSYPFTSYSLVFLPTLVTSTMDFASMTLCNTRLLYPPEMIDTMLSTTNELAWSLAAQWSGVNITPLEINHIWCCIGMAGYMVFQLMRKLLGNNEFKFRLKMNCEAIVDQDWEKPPIGNTFTNASRPISWTSNDLSFIKLKAPMVLYILDRRMVKTERSFGMSRVLPKIFLQAMSGDLPNNSLSSAHFQYVCERVNRSKLESFFQQWIYGSGVPIFRVTQRFNKKRMMVEMGIRQCQDQELAQEKVVGKDGFCSSSLDYIQHPNKSMTTCFTGSMTIKIHESDGTPYEHIVEVKDVFTKIDIQYNTKYRKIRNKRLQANKSTNKTMTPDSIEESLEERPDSGSVQKLGTVLSSTEDCLEWNLTGLSTKSDGNEAQIQNEVFEWIRIDSDFEWICKLYVNQPDYMFASQLQQDSDVEAQFESVRYFEDTIIHSPVSSQVYSSILVRTAMDKRYFYGIRAEACKALARYVVRDSEPNNFTGGARHLIRIFRELFCYENSSIPLNNDFSNFQEYFLQKQIPQNLTLVKNERNETPYFVKQFLLDLLTYNENSENLYDDSHYRCMLIQSVVDCVLSNRNDNEYLNKVLEQLRRYQNLEEWMPTYQLLVKNTILSAKLRLGVAGLYRMEDLNEILLNPFEDESKTPHVNVARLREGSQDLTLTTFKTLLVEGGLKNKEALKYLFEALCFSTDVYIKEKLVDVFVSAIDFVAVNKLQDLLDDDIDYMVEQINSESLALEDGRRESGGIIEEDYMHELRERREQKMRSTVRGLVHLLRRQFRTYEPLKKILWEALHTSTLSLYQRKRLFDTSRILYCLLDSFDVVLTMPRDKKLVAKYMGMNKVVIKREGLLKVHLPTKLSTKLKSSSNERDSDQPSSRTNKVKISLGRQPVKQKKSGSGTAKGKQAKGIVNRVGILPLRFIKITTSDEKRVDISSVPFSENVHIIKANSRSFTVKIMVPKKEPEA; the protein is encoded by the coding sequence ATGTCTTACTCGAGGGGTAACACCCCACGGGCGACCCAGAGTTTGTCCAGTCATGCGGATTTGGGTGTAGGGCTACGTACTTTCAAAGTTGCCCATCAGCGCATCTCGCTGGACGTAGATCTCTCCAAGCACAGCATAAAGGGCATTGCTGATATTATTTTGATACCACTGGTGCAGAATTTAAGCTACGTTACACTGGATTGCAAGGAGATGAAAATCAAGAACGTTTGGGTGGAAAACAGGAGATGTGACAATTATATCCATGACGATCCGCTATCAGACTTCAGGAGAAGCAGTCGAAGCGATAGCGACACGCTGTACAAATTTAATGGAGTGGAACAGTCGCACTTTCTGCGAGAGAAATTCGCGGATTTAAATGAGTTTCCGGAGGAGAGGACGCGGTCGCAACTTATCGTGAAGATTCCTTCTTCGATTAAGATCACCTTGCAGGATGCCAACTCGTTGACGAATTACACACCAATCACGCCTACTGTTCGAGGAACACCGGGGTCTCAGGAAGCTGTATTTACTCCGATCAGCATCAGAATAGAGTACGAGCTGAGTGAGCCGACTACAGGAGTGCGATTCGACACAGCGTTGGAGTCGCAGCCGCATCTATGGAATGCATTCACTACGAACTCAGAGATCTGTTGCACTGCATCTTACTGGATGCCCTGTGTAAACACTTTAGATGAGAAATGCACTTGGGAGGTCGAGATTAGCGTTCCTAGAAGGGTTAAAGACATCGATGGCTCTAAAGTTGTGGGCAACCAATTTCAAGACTCCCGAGCATTGCGTTCCAGAGGATCACCAATCACTGGGGGCGATCTTAACAAGGAAAGATTAAACGTGAGCTCTGAAGAATACAACGCTGCAAAACGCGAAACGGAGCTGAAcggaaagaagaagaaccaaagtaaagacgatgaagaagaagaggaaggtTATGACATATTAGAAGACGAAGagccagaagaagatgacaCACTGAATAAAGAAATTTTCGTATGCTGTTCAGAGTACGCGACTGCTAAAGAAACTGAGCATGCGACATCTACATCAAAGAGAACATTTGCATTTCAAATATTCAATCCCGTCGCTCCTCACCATGTTGGGTGGGCAGTCGGTGCCTTTGATATCTGGACCTTGCCGTCAATCAAAAGTCAGGATGATATTTTCGAGGATGAACGCGATGAGTCAGAAGAGAACAAAAATCCAAATCAGAAAGACACCAGTGCCGGGATagatgatattgaaaaCAATGACGTCATTCCGATTCAGGTATACACCTTACCACAAGGTGATATAGACGAAAAGACAGTGCTGAATTCTACTATCATTTGCCAAAAAATTATGGACTTTTACGCCAAAGAATTCGGCTCCTATCCATTCACATCATATTCTCTAGTTTTTTTACCGACGCTGGTTACATCTACAATGGATTTTGCAAGTATGACTTTATGCAATACAAGGCTCCTCTACCCCCCAGAAATGATCGATACCATGTTGTCAACTACCAATGAGTTGGCGTGGTCTCTCGCAGCTCAATGGTCAGGGGTCAATATAACGCCATTAGAAATAAACCATATATGGTGCTGCATAGGGATGGCCGGCTACATGGTTTTCCAACTAATGAGGAAACTCCTGGGTAATAATGAATTCAAATTTCGACTTAAAATGAACTGCGAGGCTATCGTGGATCAGGACTGGGAAAAGCCACCTATTGGAAATACTTTTACTAATGCTTCAAGACCCATCTCTTGGACGAGCAATGATTTGAGTTTCATTAAACTGAAAGCTCCGATGGTCCTATACATACTGGACCGGAGAATGGTAAAGACAGAAAGATCATTTGGGATGTCTCGTGTGCTGCCTAAAATATTTTTACAGGCCATGTCTGGCGACCTACCGAATAattctctttcttcagcacaTTTCCAATACGTTTGTGAGCGTGTCAACAGGAGCAAACTTGAGTCCTTTTTCCAGCAATGGATTTATGGGTCAGGTGTACCAATATTTCGGGTCACTCAAAGGTTCAATAAAAAAAGAATGATGGTTGAAATGGGTATCAGACAGTGTCAGGATCAAGAACTGGCCCAGGAAAAGGTTGTAGGCAAAGATGGCTTTTGCTCTAGCTCTCTAGATTACATTCAGCACCCAAACAAAAGCATGACGACTTGTTTCACGGGATCAATGACAATTAAAATACATGAATCCGATGGAACACCGTATGAGCATATCGTGGAAGTTAAAGATGTGTTCACCAAGATAGATATCCAATACAACACGAAGTATAGGAAGATAAGGAATAAGAGACTTCAAGCAAACAAAAGCACAAACAAGACAATGACCCCAGATTCAATAGAAGAATcccttgaagaaaggcCTGACAGCGGTTCCGTGCAGAAGCTCGGTACAGTATTAAGTAGTACCGAAGATTGTCTTGAATGGAACCTAACTGGACTTTCCACAAAATCAGACGGAAATGAAGCCCAAATACAGAATGAAGTTTTTGAATGGATAAGGATCGATTCGGATTTTGAGTGGATTTGTAAACTGTACGTGAATCAACCTGATTATATGTTCGCATCCCAGTTACAGCAAGATAGTGATGTTGAGGCACAGTTTGAAAGTGTCAGGTACTTTGAAGATACAATCATACATTCTCCCGTGAGCTCACAGGTTTACTCGTCAATTTTGGTAAGAACGGCAATGGATAAGCGATACTTCTATGGTATCAGAGCCGAGGCTTGCAAAGCGTTAGCGAGATATGTTGTTCGAGATTCTGAGCCAAACAATTTTACCGGCGGAGCAAGGCATCTTATCAGAATCTTCAGGGAGCTTTTTTGCTATGAAAACTCCAGCATTCCGCTCAACAATGATTTCAGTAACTTTCAAGAGTATTTCCTACAGAAACAGATCCCCCAGAATCTAACACTGGTGAAAAACGAAAGGAATGAAACACCTTATTTTGTTAAGCAGTTTCTATTAGACCTGCTTACGTACAATGAAAATTCAGAGAATTTATACGATGATAGCCATTATCGCTGCATGCTAATCCAATCTGTTGTAGACTGTGTGCTGTCTAACCGTAATGATAACGAGTACCTGAATAAAGTCCTGGAGCAACTGCGCAGATATCAAAATCTCGAAGAGTGGATGCCAACCTATCAGCTACTGGTCAAGAATACGATTCTATCGGCTAAACTTCGTCTGGGAGTCGCTGGCCTTTATCGAATGGAAGATCTCAACGAAATCTTATTAAACCCATTTGAGGATGAATCGAAGACTCCACATGTCAACGTGGCTCGGTTAAGGGAAGGTTCTCAAGATTTGACTCTAACTACGTTCAAAACGTTATTAGTTGAGGGTGGATTAAAAAATAAGGAGGCGCTGAAGTACCTCTTTGAAGCCCTCTGCTTCTCAACTGACGTTTATATAAAAGAAAAATTAGTGGATGTCTTCGTCAGTGCCATCGATTTCGTTGCCGTGAATAAGCTGCAGGATCTGCTAGACGATGACATCGATTATATGGTCGAGCAAATCAATTCAGAATCACTAGCACTGGAAGACGGGAGAAGAGAGTCGGGAGGTATCATTGAAGAGGACTACATGCACGAGCTAAGAGAGCGTAGGGAGCAGAAAATGAGGTCCACAGTCAGAGGTCTGGTGCATCTTCTGAGGAGGCAGTTTAGAACCTATGAGCCGCTGAAAAAGATCCTCTGGGAAGCACTGCACACTTCTACTCTTTCTCTCTATCAGAGAAAGCGTCTTTTCGATACATCAAGAATCTTATACTGTCTGCTCGATAGTTTTGATGTTGTTCTAACCATGCCCAGGGATAAAAAGTTAGTGGCGAAATATATGGGTATGAACAAGGTTGTTATCAAGAGAGAAGGTCTGCTGAAGGTTCATCTACCGACGAAGCTAAGCACGAAGCTCAAATCATCATCGAATGAGAGGGATTCAGATCAGCCTTCATCGCGGACTAATAAAGTCAAGATAAGTCTGGGCAGACAACCAGTCAAGCAAAAAAAATCTGGTTCTGGGACTGCTAAGGGTAAGCAAGCCAAAGGAATAGTCAACAGAGTGGGCATTCTTCCGCTGCGATTCATCAAGATCACCACTTCGGACGAGAAGAGGGTCGATATCTCGTCAGTTCCCTTCAGCGAGAATGTCCACATCATCAAGGCAAACAGCAGATCGTTCACCGTGAAGATAATGGTACCGAAGAAGGAGCCAGAAGCCTGA
- a CDS encoding uncharacterized protein (ancestral locus Anc_1.74), whose product MLSYAAQNPGNRQASSMIPPPVDAVLLHEHAYQDTGDLSYVLSLDTFTDDGGYKPILKYGLGFFNYDLALKNEIYDRSWTEMLRFHIYEHFVPYLIIFLFLFLVWSFVVIVQLNYAGHLMFSEDKKLYKKFEKDNELEYRHIQV is encoded by the coding sequence ATGCTATCATACGCTGCCCAGAACCCAGGAAATCGCCAGGCTAGTTCGATGATCCCACCACCAGTTGATGCGGTGCTATTGCATGAGCATGCATATCAAGATACTGGAGATCTGAGCTATGTGCTTAGCTTAGATACTTTTACTGACGATGGTGGGTACAAACCGATCCTGAAATACGGActtggtttcttcaactaCGACCTTGcgctgaaaaatgaaataTACGATAGATCGTGGACTGAGATGCTCAGATTTCACATTTACGAACACTTTGTTCCTTACCTCATTATCTTCCTGTTCCTCTTTCTGGTATGGTCCTTTGTCGTGATTGTTCAATTGAATTATGCGGGTCATCTAATGTTTAGTGAAGACAAAAAGCTGTACAAGaagtttgagaaagacAATGAGCTGGAATACCGCCACATTCAAGTGTAA